From Caulobacter segnis, a single genomic window includes:
- a CDS encoding GNAT family N-acetyltransferase, whose product MIAPTLTTARLTLSPPRLSDFGDSMTMWADPLVVKHVGGRAFTEEESWTRLMRARGLWDLLGFGYWAVRETATGRYVGEVGFADLRRELEPSLYGLPEMGWVLAAWSHGQGFGTEAVGAGLAWIDQALAPEVVPCIIDVENAASLALAAKMGFVIKTHATYKGSPIVVMERRRR is encoded by the coding sequence ATGATCGCCCCGACCCTGACCACCGCCCGCCTCACCCTGTCGCCGCCCCGGCTGTCGGACTTCGGGGACAGCATGACCATGTGGGCCGACCCGCTGGTCGTCAAGCATGTCGGCGGCCGCGCCTTCACCGAGGAGGAAAGCTGGACCCGCCTGATGCGGGCGCGCGGCCTGTGGGACCTGCTGGGCTTCGGCTATTGGGCGGTGCGCGAGACCGCCACCGGCCGCTATGTCGGCGAGGTGGGCTTCGCCGACCTGCGTCGCGAGCTCGAGCCCAGCCTCTACGGCCTGCCGGAAATGGGCTGGGTGCTGGCGGCCTGGTCGCACGGTCAGGGCTTCGGGACCGAGGCCGTCGGCGCGGGCCTGGCCTGGATCGACCAGGCCCTGGCGCCCGAGGTCGTGCCCTGCATCATCGACGTCGAAAACGCCGCCTCCCTGGCCCTGGCGGCCAAGATGGGCTTCGTGATCAAGACCCACGCGACCTACAAGGGCTCGCCGATCGTGGTGATGGAACGGCGGCGGCGATAG
- a CDS encoding YybH family protein produces MTTPEDAIAARRKLTNKLIAAKDAARLRPFFDPRMTLIAGDGSLLLGAEDVLAAFASQFADRGFVAYVRTTEDIRVNAEGTRAAERGRWVGSWKDAAEQSGTYLATWKKVTGQWVIENELYVTLA; encoded by the coding sequence ATGACCACGCCCGAAGACGCCATCGCCGCTCGCCGCAAGCTGACCAACAAGCTGATCGCGGCCAAGGACGCCGCGCGCCTGAGGCCGTTCTTCGATCCGCGCATGACCCTGATCGCCGGCGACGGCTCGCTGCTGCTGGGGGCCGAGGACGTGCTGGCCGCCTTCGCCAGCCAGTTCGCCGATAGGGGCTTCGTGGCCTATGTCCGCACGACCGAGGACATCCGCGTGAACGCCGAGGGGACCCGCGCCGCCGAGCGTGGGCGCTGGGTGGGATCCTGGAAGGACGCGGCCGAGCAGTCGGGGACCTATCTGGCCACCTGGAAGAAGGTCACCGGCCAGTGGGTGATCGAGAACGAGCTCTATGTGACCCTGGCTTGA
- a CDS encoding DUF885 domain-containing protein, producing MLNRRHMMFATAAAGFAATGGLPSLALAREGEVAKLNALFDDMMAKQLRQSPETATGLGLDTGDLAWTKGLLSDRSFAAIKAGAAQTSEQLAALRGIDRRALKGMDAVNYDTVEFVLSVQDEGNKKFSYGGGGSGAPYVLSQLTGSYQYMPDFLDTQHSIETKADADAYLARMEGFARLMDQESAIARQDYADGVIPPDFIIDKALIQMKAFAGTPTADAPLVKSIARRTKEKNIAGDWAAEASKVYENSVLPALKRQIALLESVRAQATHDAGCWRLKDGGDYYAVSLKNYTTSDLKPDEIHQLGLDLVKSISAEADKLFKSIGMTKGSVGDRMRELGKDIYENTDAAKEQLIKDLNVKAAWIQKQLPAYFGALPKAPLEIRRVPKAIEAGAPGGYYNSPSLDGKRPGIYWINLRDTAEQAKFTLTTLTVHEGVPGHHLQLSISNEAKGLPLIRKVVGFSGYIEGWALYAEQLAVEMGIYKTDPRGHIGMLHDALFRAVRLVVDTGMHAKKWSREQAVKYMAETMGDEESGSITEIERYVVWPGQACSYMIGKITWLRARAKAQKALGKKFDIREFHDAGLLSGATPLTTLERVIDDYIVSKGGKA from the coding sequence TTGCTCAATCGTCGTCATATGATGTTCGCCACCGCCGCCGCGGGCTTCGCGGCCACGGGCGGCCTGCCGTCGCTCGCCCTGGCCCGCGAGGGCGAGGTCGCCAAGCTGAACGCCTTGTTCGACGACATGATGGCCAAGCAGCTGCGCCAGTCGCCGGAGACGGCCACCGGCCTGGGTCTGGACACCGGCGACCTGGCCTGGACCAAGGGCCTGCTCAGCGACCGCTCGTTCGCCGCCATCAAGGCCGGCGCGGCCCAGACGTCCGAGCAGCTGGCCGCCCTGCGCGGCATCGATCGCCGCGCGCTCAAGGGCATGGACGCGGTCAATTACGACACCGTCGAGTTCGTCCTGTCGGTGCAGGACGAGGGCAACAAGAAGTTCAGCTATGGCGGCGGCGGTTCGGGCGCGCCCTACGTCCTCAGCCAGCTGACCGGCAGCTACCAGTACATGCCCGACTTCCTGGACACCCAGCACAGCATCGAGACCAAGGCCGACGCCGACGCCTATCTGGCGCGGATGGAGGGTTTCGCCCGCCTGATGGATCAGGAAAGCGCCATCGCCAGGCAGGACTACGCCGACGGCGTGATCCCGCCGGACTTCATCATCGACAAGGCCCTGATCCAGATGAAGGCCTTCGCCGGCACGCCGACGGCCGACGCGCCGCTGGTGAAGTCGATCGCCCGCCGGACCAAGGAAAAGAACATCGCCGGCGACTGGGCGGCCGAAGCCTCCAAGGTCTACGAGAACTCGGTGCTGCCGGCCCTGAAGCGCCAGATCGCCCTGCTGGAAAGCGTTCGCGCCCAGGCCACGCACGACGCGGGCTGCTGGCGGCTGAAGGACGGCGGCGACTACTACGCCGTGTCGCTGAAGAACTACACGACCTCGGACCTCAAGCCCGATGAGATCCACCAGCTGGGCCTGGACCTGGTGAAGTCGATCTCAGCCGAGGCCGACAAGCTGTTCAAGAGCATCGGCATGACCAAGGGCAGCGTCGGTGACCGCATGCGCGAGCTGGGCAAGGACATCTACGAGAACACCGACGCGGCCAAGGAACAGCTGATCAAGGACCTGAACGTCAAGGCGGCTTGGATCCAGAAGCAGCTGCCGGCCTATTTCGGCGCCCTGCCCAAGGCCCCGCTGGAGATCCGCCGCGTGCCCAAGGCCATCGAGGCCGGCGCGCCGGGCGGCTACTACAATTCGCCCTCGCTGGATGGCAAGCGCCCGGGGATCTACTGGATCAACCTGCGTGACACGGCCGAGCAGGCCAAGTTCACCCTGACCACCCTGACGGTGCACGAGGGCGTCCCGGGCCACCACCTGCAGCTGTCGATCTCGAACGAGGCCAAGGGCCTGCCGCTGATCCGCAAGGTCGTCGGCTTCTCCGGCTATATCGAGGGCTGGGCGCTCTACGCCGAGCAACTGGCCGTCGAGATGGGCATCTACAAGACCGACCCGCGCGGTCATATCGGCATGCTGCACGACGCCCTGTTCCGCGCCGTGCGCCTGGTGGTCGACACCGGTATGCACGCCAAGAAGTGGAGCCGCGAACAGGCCGTGAAGTACATGGCCGAGACCATGGGCGACGAGGAAAGCGGCTCGATCACCGAGATCGAACGCTACGTCGTGTGGCCGGGCCAGGCCTGCAGCTACATGATCGGCAAGATCACCTGGCTGCGGGCCCGCGCCAAGGCCCAGAAGGCCCTGGGCAAGAAGTTCGACATCCGCGAGTTCCACGACGCGGGCCTGCTCTCGGGCGCCACCCCGCTGACCACCCTGGAACGGGTGATCGACGACTACATCGTCAGCAAGGGCGGCAAAGCCTGA
- a CDS encoding sensor domain-containing phosphodiesterase, with translation MSIDPRRLLGLAFASADLLVELQSGRVRLALGAAQKVMGKSEVGLMGQAWSELFHPDDRPLMDAMLNCADDGARRGPVVLRLNGEEDRCVRVILRALPENEGRVSCAATAAQSAGPPLTADSLQPRESFDDIAQGLFEAARVTGLELELAMVEFAGLGALRESLAPSEVAALDVRVASAVRAESHGGSAATRLSPERFALLRQRDDRPENMVKRLTRMVSADVSAHVVPLESGGGSRAMRALRYALDDFLREGLKDEAPTTLAEAMNRSVKRTLARAGALGAAVSQRRFTLAFQPVVSLATGLAHHHEALVRFEGGGSPFAMIRLAEEFDLIEELDHAIVEQVVKKLANDHERKLRLAVNVSGRTIGNETFVDHVGRLLAKYDEAKGRLIFEITETCAIDNLTAANQHIQSLRGMGSLVCLDDFGAGSSSFAYLQQLQLDIVKIDGRYVRELADNGRDGALVRRLVELCRDLKIRTVAEMVETLEVEEIVRQAGVDFAQGWLYGKPADKPMPALRPSAPIKAVARRAGASDSWG, from the coding sequence TTGTCGATCGATCCACGTCGCCTTCTGGGCCTGGCTTTCGCCAGCGCCGACCTGCTCGTGGAGCTGCAGAGCGGCCGCGTGCGCCTGGCGCTGGGCGCGGCGCAGAAGGTCATGGGCAAGTCCGAGGTCGGTCTGATGGGTCAGGCTTGGAGCGAACTGTTCCATCCCGACGACCGCCCGCTGATGGACGCCATGCTCAACTGCGCCGACGACGGCGCGCGGCGCGGCCCCGTCGTGCTGCGCCTGAACGGGGAGGAGGATCGCTGCGTTCGCGTGATCCTGCGCGCCCTGCCGGAGAACGAAGGCCGCGTCTCGTGCGCCGCCACCGCCGCCCAGTCCGCCGGCCCGCCGCTGACCGCCGACAGCCTGCAGCCCCGCGAGTCGTTCGACGACATCGCCCAAGGCCTGTTCGAGGCCGCGCGCGTCACCGGCCTTGAGCTGGAGTTGGCCATGGTCGAGTTCGCGGGTCTCGGCGCCCTGCGCGAGAGCCTGGCGCCCAGCGAGGTCGCCGCCCTGGACGTCCGCGTCGCCAGCGCCGTCCGCGCCGAGTCGCACGGTGGTTCGGCCGCGACCCGGCTGTCGCCCGAACGCTTCGCCCTGCTGCGCCAGCGCGACGACCGGCCCGAGAACATGGTCAAGCGCCTGACTAGGATGGTCAGCGCCGACGTCAGCGCCCATGTCGTGCCGCTGGAGTCCGGCGGCGGGTCGCGCGCCATGCGGGCTCTGCGCTACGCCCTCGACGACTTCCTGCGCGAGGGCCTGAAGGACGAGGCGCCAACGACGCTGGCCGAAGCGATGAACCGATCGGTCAAGCGCACCCTGGCCCGCGCCGGCGCCCTGGGCGCGGCCGTCAGCCAGCGGCGCTTCACCCTGGCGTTCCAGCCGGTGGTCTCGCTGGCCACGGGCCTGGCGCACCATCACGAGGCCCTCGTGCGCTTCGAGGGCGGCGGCAGCCCGTTCGCCATGATCCGCCTGGCCGAGGAATTCGACCTGATCGAGGAACTGGACCACGCCATCGTCGAGCAGGTGGTCAAGAAGCTGGCCAACGATCACGAGCGCAAGCTGCGGCTGGCGGTCAATGTCTCGGGCCGCACGATCGGCAACGAGACCTTCGTCGACCACGTCGGCCGCCTGCTGGCCAAGTACGATGAGGCCAAGGGCCGGCTGATCTTCGAGATCACCGAGACCTGCGCGATCGACAACCTGACCGCCGCCAACCAGCACATCCAGAGCCTGCGGGGCATGGGCTCGCTGGTCTGCCTGGACGACTTCGGCGCGGGCTCGTCCTCGTTCGCCTACCTGCAGCAGCTGCAGCTGGACATCGTGAAGATCGACGGCCGCTATGTCCGCGAGCTGGCCGACAACGGCCGCGACGGGGCCCTGGTGCGGCGGCTGGTCGAGCTGTGCCGCGACCTCAAGATCCGCACCGTGGCCGAGATGGTCGAGACCCTCGAAGTCGAGGAGATCGTCCGCCAGGCGGGCGTCGACTTCGCCCAGGGCTGGCTCTACGGCAAGCCGGCCGACAAGCCGATGCCCGCCCTGCGGCCCAGCGCCCCGATCAAGGCCGTGGCGCGCCGGGCCGGCGCGTCGGACAGCTGGGGTTAG
- the recA gene encoding recombinase RecA, which yields MTSQAALKLVGKEEGDKQRALEAALAQIDRAFGKGSVMKLGEKGKVEIESVSTGSLGLDIALGIGGLPKGRIIEVYGPESSGKTTLALHVVAEVQKAGGTAAFVDAEHALDPGYAHKLGVNLDNLLVSQPDNGEQALEITDTLVRSGAVDIVVIDSVAALTPKAEIEGEMGDSLPGLQARLMSQALRKLTGSINKANTIVIFINQIRHKIGVMYGSPETTTGGNALKFYASVRLDIRRTGSVKVRDEIIGNNVRVKVVKNKVAPPFREVEFDIMYGEGISKLGEVIDLGVKAGIIDKAGSWFSYGSQRIGQGRDNVREFLKTNPDVAADIEKAVRKSSQKIEEELLVGGPEDGEEE from the coding sequence ATGACCAGTCAGGCGGCTTTGAAACTCGTGGGCAAGGAAGAAGGCGACAAGCAACGCGCGCTAGAGGCGGCTCTCGCCCAGATCGACCGCGCGTTCGGCAAGGGCTCGGTGATGAAGCTGGGCGAGAAGGGCAAGGTCGAGATCGAGTCGGTCTCCACCGGTTCGCTCGGTCTGGATATCGCCCTGGGCATCGGCGGCCTGCCCAAGGGCCGGATCATCGAGGTCTACGGTCCGGAAAGCTCGGGCAAGACCACCCTGGCCCTCCACGTGGTGGCTGAGGTTCAGAAGGCCGGTGGCACCGCCGCCTTCGTCGACGCCGAGCACGCGCTGGATCCGGGTTACGCCCACAAGCTGGGCGTGAATCTCGACAACCTGCTGGTCTCGCAGCCCGACAACGGCGAACAGGCCCTGGAGATCACCGACACCCTGGTGCGTTCGGGCGCTGTCGACATCGTCGTGATCGACTCGGTCGCGGCCCTGACTCCGAAGGCCGAAATCGAAGGCGAGATGGGCGATAGCCTGCCGGGCCTTCAAGCTCGCCTGATGAGCCAGGCGCTGCGCAAGCTGACCGGTTCGATCAACAAGGCCAACACCATTGTCATCTTCATCAACCAGATCCGTCACAAGATCGGGGTGATGTACGGCAGCCCGGAAACGACCACGGGCGGCAACGCGCTGAAATTCTACGCGTCGGTGCGCCTGGACATCCGCCGTACCGGGTCGGTCAAGGTCCGCGACGAGATCATCGGCAACAACGTCCGGGTCAAGGTGGTCAAGAACAAGGTGGCCCCGCCGTTCCGCGAGGTCGAGTTCGACATCATGTACGGCGAGGGTATTTCCAAGCTGGGCGAAGTCATCGACCTGGGCGTCAAGGCCGGGATCATCGACAAGGCTGGCTCGTGGTTCTCGTACGGCAGCCAGCGTATCGGCCAGGGCCGCGACAATGTCCGCGAGTTCCTGAAGACCAACCCCGACGTGGCCGCCGACATCGAAAAGGCCGTCCGCAAGTCGTCGCAGAAGATCGAGGAAGAGCTCCTGGTCGGCGGTCCCGAGGATGGCGAGGAGGAATAG
- the alaS gene encoding alanine--tRNA ligase — protein sequence MPSLNEIRSTFLDYFGKADHAVVPSAPLVPQNDPTLLFVNAGMVPFKNVFTGAETPAHPRAASSQKCVRAGGKHNDLDNVGYTARHHTFFEMLGNFSFGDYFKEQAIHHAWTLLTSEFKLPKEKLLVTVYHTDDEAADLWKKIAGLSDERIIRIPTSDNFWSMGDTGPCGPCSEIFYDHGEGIPGGPPGSPDEDGDRFIEIWNLVFMQFEQLAGGERVSLPKPSIDTGMGLERVAAVLQGVHNNYDVDLFKALIAASVELTGVKAEGDQAPSHRVIADHLRSSSFLLADGVTPSNEGRGYVLRRIMRRAMRHAYLLGANEPLIHRLAPTLVAEMGQAYPELRRAEASIVETLRQEEERFRVTLGRGMGLLDEATANLTSGGVLDGETAFKLYDTYGFPLDLTQDAVRAKGLTVDTDAFDAAMEKQRQMARANWAGSGQQAGAAAWFAIKEKAGATDFVGYETTETTGVVKAIVVDGAEVESATGGTTVEVLLDRTSFYAESGGQAGDTGVLEANGRENRVVDTQKQAGELYVHRVELSGELKVGDQVVASVDAERRHTTRSNHSAAHLVHAALHHVLGPHVAQKGQMVDGERMRFDFSHGGPLTAEELDKIEAEVNAVIRQNVPAETKEMAPQEAIEAGAVALFGEKYGDSVRVLTLGKSLSDEAKAYSVELCGGTHVARTGDIALFKIVSEQGVAAGVRRIEALTGEAARRFLLDQAGVAKSLADQFKTPVAEVGARVDALIADRKRLEKELADAKKQLALGGGGGAAAGPEDVNGTALIARVLDGVGGKELRGVAEEFKKQLTSGVVALVGTSDGKAAVTVAVTADLTGKFSAADLAKAAVIAMGGQGAGGKADFAQGGAPDDSKAQEGLAAVKAALAG from the coding sequence ATGCCCAGCTTGAACGAGATCCGCAGCACCTTCCTCGACTACTTCGGCAAGGCCGATCACGCCGTCGTGCCGTCCGCGCCGCTGGTGCCGCAGAACGATCCGACCCTGCTGTTCGTCAATGCCGGCATGGTGCCGTTCAAGAACGTGTTCACCGGCGCCGAGACCCCGGCCCATCCGCGCGCGGCCAGCTCGCAAAAGTGCGTCCGCGCCGGCGGCAAGCACAACGACCTGGACAATGTCGGCTACACCGCCCGCCACCACACCTTCTTCGAGATGCTGGGTAACTTCTCGTTCGGCGACTACTTCAAGGAACAGGCGATCCACCACGCCTGGACCCTGCTGACCAGCGAGTTCAAGCTGCCCAAGGAAAAGCTGCTTGTCACGGTGTACCACACCGACGACGAGGCGGCCGACCTCTGGAAGAAGATCGCCGGCCTCTCCGACGAACGCATCATCCGCATCCCGACCAGCGACAATTTCTGGTCCATGGGCGACACCGGCCCGTGCGGCCCGTGCTCGGAAATCTTCTACGACCACGGCGAAGGCATTCCCGGCGGCCCTCCCGGCAGCCCCGATGAGGACGGCGACCGCTTCATCGAGATCTGGAACCTCGTCTTCATGCAGTTCGAGCAGCTGGCCGGCGGCGAGCGCGTCTCGCTACCCAAGCCCTCGATCGACACCGGCATGGGCCTGGAGCGGGTCGCGGCCGTGCTGCAGGGCGTGCACAACAACTACGACGTCGACCTGTTCAAGGCGCTGATCGCCGCGTCGGTCGAGCTGACCGGGGTGAAGGCCGAGGGCGACCAGGCCCCGTCGCACCGCGTCATCGCCGACCACCTGCGCTCGAGCTCGTTCCTGCTGGCCGACGGCGTCACGCCGTCGAACGAAGGTCGCGGCTACGTCCTGCGCCGCATCATGCGCCGCGCCATGCGCCACGCCTACCTGCTGGGCGCCAACGAGCCCCTGATACACCGCCTGGCCCCGACCCTGGTCGCCGAGATGGGCCAGGCCTATCCGGAGCTGCGCCGCGCCGAGGCTTCGATTGTCGAGACCCTGCGTCAGGAGGAAGAGCGCTTCCGCGTCACCCTGGGCCGCGGCATGGGCCTGCTGGACGAGGCCACCGCCAACCTGACGAGCGGCGGCGTGCTGGACGGCGAGACCGCCTTCAAGCTCTACGACACCTACGGCTTCCCGCTGGACCTGACTCAGGACGCCGTCCGCGCCAAGGGTCTGACCGTCGACACCGACGCCTTCGACGCGGCCATGGAAAAGCAGCGCCAGATGGCGCGCGCCAACTGGGCCGGCTCAGGCCAGCAGGCCGGCGCGGCCGCTTGGTTCGCGATCAAGGAAAAGGCCGGCGCCACCGACTTCGTCGGCTACGAGACCACCGAGACCACCGGCGTGGTCAAGGCGATCGTCGTCGACGGCGCCGAGGTCGAGAGCGCCACGGGCGGGACGACCGTCGAGGTGCTGCTGGATCGCACCAGCTTCTACGCCGAGAGCGGCGGTCAGGCCGGCGACACCGGCGTGCTCGAAGCCAACGGCCGCGAGAACCGCGTCGTCGACACCCAGAAGCAGGCCGGCGAACTCTATGTCCATCGCGTCGAGCTGTCGGGCGAGCTGAAGGTCGGCGACCAGGTCGTGGCCTCGGTCGACGCCGAGCGCCGCCATACCACCCGCTCCAACCACTCGGCCGCGCACCTGGTGCACGCCGCCCTGCACCACGTGCTGGGCCCGCATGTCGCCCAGAAGGGCCAGATGGTCGACGGCGAGCGCATGCGCTTCGACTTCAGCCATGGCGGCCCGCTGACGGCCGAGGAACTCGATAAGATCGAGGCCGAGGTCAACGCGGTCATCCGTCAGAACGTCCCGGCCGAGACCAAGGAGATGGCCCCGCAGGAGGCTATCGAGGCTGGCGCCGTCGCCCTGTTCGGCGAGAAGTACGGTGACAGCGTCCGCGTGCTGACCCTGGGCAAGTCGCTGAGCGACGAGGCCAAGGCCTATTCGGTCGAGCTGTGCGGCGGCACCCACGTGGCCCGCACCGGCGACATCGCCCTGTTCAAGATCGTCTCGGAGCAGGGCGTCGCCGCCGGCGTGCGCCGCATCGAGGCCCTGACCGGCGAGGCGGCTCGCCGCTTCCTGCTGGACCAGGCGGGCGTGGCCAAGTCGCTGGCCGATCAGTTCAAGACTCCGGTCGCCGAAGTGGGCGCCCGCGTCGACGCCCTGATCGCCGACCGCAAGCGCCTCGAGAAGGAACTGGCCGACGCCAAGAAGCAGCTGGCCCTGGGTGGCGGCGGCGGCGCGGCGGCCGGTCCCGAGGATGTCAACGGAACGGCCCTGATCGCCCGCGTCCTGGACGGCGTCGGCGGCAAGGAGCTGCGCGGCGTCGCCGAGGAGTTCAAGAAGCAGCTGACCTCGGGCGTCGTCGCCCTGGTTGGCACCTCTGACGGCAAGGCCGCCGTCACCGTGGCCGTGACCGCCGACCTGACCGGCAAGTTCAGCGCCGCCGACCTGGCCAAGGCCGCCGTGATCGCCATGGGCGGCCAGGGCGCCGGCGGCAAGGCCGACTTCGCCCAGGGCGGCGCTCCGGATGACAGCAAGGCCCAGGAAGGCCTCGCGGCCGTCAAGGCGGCCCTCGCGGGCTGA
- a CDS encoding PepSY-associated TM helix domain-containing protein: MDARTPPAIARKTENRTFRLPPMRPIIGFWHRWVGLVMAGFLFISGVTGAVISWDHELDDILNPHLMHARAEGPSKAPLELAKVIEARDPRVQVTFVPLAPEPGEAYAFGVSPRQDPATGKLFTPGYNQIFLDPATGEELGRREWGAAWPITTETFVSFLYVLHYSLHIPALWGVDRWGVWLMGVIAVLWTIDCFAGAYLTLPSRASAQKGKNGKSGNSFWSRWKPAWQIKTKASAYRINFDIHRAFSLWLWGVLFTVAFTAFSLNLYTEVFYPVLSKVSKTTPGPFELRAPAPLDQPIVARKTYAEVIATAETEARRRGWTDPVGGAFYAPGYGVYGVTFHQPGGDHGAAGVGTPYLYYDSTTGLPAGERLPWVGTAADIFVQAQFPLHSGRILGLPGRILISFTGLVVAALSVTGVVIWWKKRKARVARRAKD; the protein is encoded by the coding sequence ATGGACGCCCGCACGCCCCCCGCCATCGCCCGGAAGACCGAGAACCGAACATTCCGCCTGCCGCCGATGCGCCCGATCATCGGCTTCTGGCACCGCTGGGTCGGCCTGGTCATGGCCGGCTTCCTGTTCATCTCGGGCGTCACCGGCGCGGTCATCTCGTGGGACCACGAGCTGGACGACATCCTCAATCCGCACCTGATGCACGCCCGCGCCGAAGGCCCCTCCAAGGCGCCGTTGGAACTGGCCAAGGTTATCGAGGCCCGCGACCCGCGCGTCCAGGTCACCTTCGTCCCCCTGGCTCCCGAACCGGGCGAAGCCTACGCCTTCGGCGTCAGCCCCAGGCAGGACCCCGCCACGGGCAAGCTGTTCACGCCCGGCTACAACCAGATCTTCCTCGACCCGGCGACGGGCGAGGAACTGGGGCGGCGCGAATGGGGCGCGGCCTGGCCGATCACGACCGAGACCTTCGTCTCCTTCCTCTATGTGCTGCACTACAGCCTGCACATCCCGGCCCTGTGGGGCGTCGACCGCTGGGGCGTCTGGCTGATGGGGGTGATCGCCGTGCTGTGGACGATCGACTGCTTCGCCGGCGCCTACCTGACCCTGCCCTCGCGCGCCTCGGCCCAAAAGGGGAAGAATGGCAAGAGCGGCAACAGCTTCTGGAGCCGCTGGAAGCCGGCCTGGCAGATCAAGACCAAGGCCAGCGCCTACCGGATCAATTTCGACATCCACCGGGCCTTCAGCCTGTGGCTGTGGGGCGTCCTGTTCACCGTCGCCTTCACGGCCTTCTCGCTGAACCTCTATACCGAGGTGTTCTATCCGGTGCTGTCCAAGGTCTCGAAGACCACGCCCGGTCCGTTCGAGCTGCGCGCGCCCGCGCCGCTGGACCAGCCGATCGTCGCCAGGAAGACCTATGCCGAGGTCATCGCCACGGCCGAGACGGAAGCCAGGAGGCGTGGCTGGACCGATCCGGTCGGCGGCGCCTTCTACGCGCCGGGCTACGGCGTCTATGGCGTCACCTTCCACCAGCCCGGCGGCGACCACGGCGCGGCCGGCGTCGGTACGCCCTATCTCTATTACGACAGCACGACCGGCCTGCCGGCGGGTGAGCGCCTGCCCTGGGTGGGCACGGCCGCCGACATCTTCGTCCAGGCGCAGTTCCCGCTGCACTCGGGCCGCATCCTGGGCCTGCCGGGGCGGATCCTGATCTCGTTCACCGGCCTGGTCGTCGCCGCGCTCAGCGTCACCGGCGTGGTGATCTGGTGGAAGAAGCGCAAGGCGCGGGTGGCGCGTCGGGCGAAGGACTAG